In a single window of the Sediminicoccus sp. KRV36 genome:
- a CDS encoding LysR family transcriptional regulator → MAVPLPPLNALHALALIAETGSLSAAALRLNVTQPAISKRVRALEAAVGQTLLHRGANSATLTEEGARYADALRGAFAAMQAATTELSAGGAPLRVRAYTTWAMRWLIPRLPRLRALHPGLQIEVSASTAPVDFARDAVDAAIRTAEHRPPGGVMLQSLSVAPFAAPALARQAKRQGLDGLSLFGSLVRPGDWGLWAAATGTRLSATPLLFASTSLAVQAALEGLGAVIASPELVADDLRRRRLMAITSRPIPTGDHYWLLLPAGAQRADALAFRDWLLREMGVAR, encoded by the coding sequence ATGGCCGTCCCGCTTCCGCCGCTCAATGCGCTTCATGCCCTCGCCCTCATCGCGGAGACGGGCAGCCTCTCGGCCGCCGCGCTGCGGCTCAACGTGACCCAGCCTGCCATCAGCAAGCGCGTCCGGGCGCTGGAGGCCGCGGTAGGCCAGACCTTGCTGCACCGCGGTGCCAACAGCGCAACATTGACGGAGGAGGGGGCGCGCTACGCCGATGCCCTGCGTGGTGCCTTCGCCGCCATGCAGGCCGCGACGACCGAACTCAGCGCCGGCGGGGCGCCCCTGCGCGTGCGGGCCTACACCACCTGGGCCATGCGCTGGCTCATCCCGCGGCTGCCACGCCTGCGGGCGTTGCATCCAGGGCTGCAGATCGAGGTCAGCGCCTCCACCGCCCCTGTCGATTTTGCCAGGGATGCGGTGGATGCCGCCATTCGCACGGCCGAGCATCGGCCCCCTGGCGGTGTCATGCTGCAATCGCTCAGCGTGGCGCCTTTCGCCGCACCTGCCCTCGCGCGTCAGGCGAAGCGCCAGGGATTGGACGGGCTTTCGCTGTTCGGCAGCCTGGTCCGGCCCGGCGACTGGGGCTTGTGGGCCGCGGCGACCGGCACCCGGTTGTCGGCCACGCCCCTGCTCTTCGCCAGCACGTCGCTGGCGGTGCAGGCCGCGCTGGAGGGCCTGGGCGCGGTCATCGCCTCACCGGAACTGGTGGCGGACGATCTGCGCCGGCGGCGCCTCATGGCCATCACGTCGCGGCCGATCCCCACGGGCGATCATTACTGGCTGCTGCTGCCGGCGGGGGCGCAGCGTGCCGATGCGCTGGCCTTCCGCGACTGGCTGCTTCGCGAGATGGGCGTGGCGCGGTGA
- a CDS encoding 2Fe-2S iron-sulfur cluster-binding protein produces the protein MTAPQLLFYISAALLLQITIGIGLAAWRWQRIGTSPALLPIEVGANVQALAWPGLRDFRVLRRQFEDALRTQCSFYLAPVDGVTLPPFLAGQFLTFAFDIPQPAGGANRPITRCYSVSDAPRPDAYRITVKRVPSPPNRPELPPGVASNHLHDRVQEGDLLRVRAPSGRFFIDADTEVPAVFIAGGIGITPMMSMLAWCLEQQPGRVLHLYYGLRHGGEHAFKTSLEALAAQHPSFHLNVVYSQPGPGDVLGRDHQHAGYIDVALLRETLPHGRHAFYICGPPPMMASLLPALLEWGIAPQDIHHEAFGPASLAPVQAASGEAATTIATAVDIQFRRSGRTLVWGGQDASLLDFAERHGIAVESGCRSGSCGSCETAVVSGTVQYAVKPDHEVAPGRCLLCVGTPGSALVLDA, from the coding sequence GTGACGGCGCCCCAGCTCCTTTTCTACATTTCCGCCGCGCTGCTGCTGCAGATCACGATCGGAATCGGCCTCGCGGCTTGGCGTTGGCAGCGCATCGGCACGTCGCCGGCACTACTGCCGATCGAGGTGGGCGCTAATGTCCAGGCACTCGCCTGGCCGGGCTTGCGCGACTTCCGTGTGCTGCGGCGGCAGTTCGAGGATGCGCTGCGGACGCAATGCTCCTTCTATCTTGCGCCGGTGGATGGGGTCACGCTGCCGCCCTTCCTGGCGGGCCAGTTTCTCACCTTCGCGTTCGACATCCCGCAGCCCGCAGGCGGCGCGAACCGGCCGATCACACGATGCTATTCCGTCTCCGATGCACCGCGGCCGGATGCCTACCGCATCACGGTCAAGCGGGTGCCGTCGCCACCGAACCGGCCTGAGCTGCCACCGGGTGTCGCCTCCAACCATCTGCATGACCGGGTGCAGGAGGGCGACCTGCTTCGGGTTCGCGCACCATCCGGTCGCTTCTTCATCGACGCTGATACCGAGGTCCCGGCGGTCTTCATCGCCGGCGGCATCGGCATCACGCCCATGATGAGCATGCTGGCCTGGTGCCTGGAGCAGCAGCCTGGGCGCGTCCTGCATCTCTACTACGGGCTGCGGCACGGCGGCGAACACGCGTTCAAGACGAGCCTTGAGGCGCTGGCCGCCCAGCATCCCTCCTTTCACCTGAACGTGGTCTACAGCCAGCCAGGGCCTGGTGATGTCCTGGGGAGGGACCATCAGCACGCGGGCTATATCGATGTGGCCCTGCTGCGCGAGACGCTGCCGCATGGCCGGCACGCCTTCTACATTTGCGGCCCACCGCCAATGATGGCGAGCCTGCTCCCCGCCCTTCTGGAATGGGGCATCGCGCCGCAGGACATCCACCACGAGGCCTTCGGGCCAGCCTCCCTCGCCCCGGTGCAGGCCGCGTCCGGCGAAGCGGCGACCACCATCGCCACCGCCGTCGATATCCAATTCCGTCGCTCCGGACGCACGCTGGTCTGGGGTGGGCAGGATGCGAGCCTGCTCGACTTCGCGGAACGTCACGGTATCGCGGTCGAGTCCGGCTGTCGGTCCGGCAGTTGCGGCAGTTGCGAGACCGCCGTGGTGTCAGGGACCGTCCAGTATGCGGTCAAGCCCGACCATGAGGTGGCACCCGGAAGGTGCCTGCTTTGCGTCGGCACGCCGGGCTCTGCGCTGGTGCTCGACGCATGA
- a CDS encoding cupin domain-containing protein: MTIKDIGPKPQSFDIENATKENLDYRAVAWSGRYLQVTLMSIPVGGDIGLEAHPETDQFLRLDAGLGHVQMGPAKDDMPFEKDVSDGWCVLVPAGTWHNITNIGPTPMQVYAIYAPAHHKPGKVQATAAAAEADQDDKPADWSVQSDAVLDKHG; this comes from the coding sequence ATGACGATCAAGGACATTGGCCCGAAGCCGCAATCCTTCGACATTGAGAACGCAACGAAGGAAAACCTGGACTATCGTGCAGTCGCCTGGAGCGGCCGCTATCTGCAGGTAACGCTGATGTCGATCCCCGTTGGCGGCGATATCGGCCTCGAAGCGCATCCGGAGACGGATCAGTTCCTGCGCCTCGATGCTGGCCTTGGCCACGTTCAGATGGGGCCCGCGAAGGACGACATGCCCTTCGAGAAGGACGTATCGGACGGCTGGTGCGTTCTTGTTCCGGCCGGGACCTGGCACAACATCACCAATATCGGGCCGACACCGATGCAGGTCTACGCCATCTACGCGCCCGCCCATCACAAGCCCGGCAAGGTGCAGGCCACGGCGGCGGCAGCCGAAGCGGACCAGGACGACAAACCGGCCGACTGGTCCGTGCAGAGCGACGCCGTGCTCGACAAACACGGGTGA
- a CDS encoding cytochrome c3 family protein — MIIALAFIYPHLMVSPGRLAPGHAQLGTDCFACHTPLLGASAGRCVTCHAVADISLRSTTGVALTRTGPAARTPFHQHLVAQNCLACHNGHQGSGIGRSTRMTFSHALLQPATQASCATCHTAPTNNLHRGLTAACSTCHSTERWRPATLDHTRFFQLDGDHNAPCATCHVNNDTSRYTCYGCHEHQQDRITIKHLREGIRDFQNCVSCHRSAHGEPERPGGRERRSGRERD; from the coding sequence GTGATCATCGCACTCGCCTTCATCTATCCGCATCTGATGGTGAGCCCCGGACGGCTGGCGCCGGGACATGCGCAACTGGGGACGGATTGCTTCGCCTGTCATACGCCGCTGCTTGGGGCATCGGCTGGTCGTTGCGTCACCTGCCACGCAGTCGCGGATATCAGCTTGCGCTCCACCACCGGCGTTGCGCTGACACGCACCGGACCGGCGGCGCGGACACCCTTCCACCAGCATCTGGTCGCGCAGAACTGCCTCGCCTGCCACAATGGGCATCAGGGCTCCGGGATCGGGCGAAGCACCCGCATGACGTTTTCACACGCGCTGCTGCAACCGGCGACACAGGCGAGTTGCGCCACCTGCCATACGGCGCCAACGAACAACCTCCATCGCGGGCTGACCGCCGCTTGCTCAACCTGCCACAGCACCGAGCGCTGGAGGCCCGCCACCCTCGACCATACGCGTTTCTTCCAGTTGGACGGCGATCACAACGCGCCCTGCGCCACCTGCCATGTGAACAACGATACCAGCCGCTACACCTGCTACGGCTGCCACGAGCATCAGCAAGATCGCATCACCATCAAGCATCTGCGGGAGGGAATCCGCGACTTCCAGAACTGCGTGTCCTGCCATCGCAGCGCGCATGGCGAACCGGAGCGCCCCGGGGGACGCGAACGGCGAAGCGGCCGAGAGCGGGATTGA